The Janthinobacterium lividum genome has a window encoding:
- a CDS encoding MBL fold metallo-hydrolase, whose product MPRSPPLFPDSIQVFERGWLSSNNILFKGKDDTALIDSGYVTHAPQTLALLRHSLAGRPLDRLFNTHLHSDHCGGNALLQAEYGCHTAIPVSEADKVSAWDVDALSFQATGQQCPRFGFDATVSPGDTFTLADMAWQALGAPGHDPHSLIFYCAEEGILISADALWENGFGVIFPELDGGSGFPEARATLDLIASLDVQVVIPGHGRPFTDAGGALQRAYSRLDYLSSDPVRNAQNAVKVLLKFLLLERQRIALAEIPALLRGMPVFEEANRRFLRQEAAALAEWAVSQLVRAAAARVEGEYLFNEG is encoded by the coding sequence ATGCCGCGATCGCCACCGCTGTTCCCCGATTCCATTCAGGTGTTCGAACGCGGCTGGTTGTCGTCGAATAACATCCTGTTCAAGGGCAAGGACGACACGGCCCTGATCGACAGCGGCTATGTCACGCATGCGCCGCAAACTCTGGCCCTGCTGCGCCATAGCCTGGCGGGCCGGCCGCTGGACCGGTTGTTCAACACCCATCTGCACTCCGACCATTGCGGCGGCAACGCGCTGCTGCAAGCCGAATATGGCTGCCATACGGCCATTCCCGTGTCGGAAGCGGACAAGGTAAGCGCCTGGGATGTGGACGCCCTGAGTTTCCAGGCCACGGGCCAGCAATGCCCGCGCTTCGGCTTTGACGCCACCGTCTCGCCCGGCGACACGTTTACTTTGGCCGACATGGCCTGGCAGGCGCTGGGCGCACCGGGCCACGACCCGCACTCCCTGATTTTTTACTGCGCCGAAGAGGGCATCCTGATCTCCGCCGACGCCCTGTGGGAAAACGGCTTTGGCGTGATCTTCCCGGAACTCGATGGCGGCTCCGGCTTTCCTGAAGCGCGCGCCACCCTGGACCTGATCGCCAGCCTGGACGTGCAGGTCGTCATTCCCGGCCACGGGCGGCCGTTCACGGATGCCGGTGGGGCCCTGCAGCGCGCGTATTCGCGTCTTGATTACCTGTCGTCCGATCCCGTGCGCAATGCGCAGAACGCGGTGAAAGTGCTGCTGAAATTCCTGCTGCTGGAACGCCAGCGCATCGCCCTCGCCGAGATACCGGCCCTGCTGCGCGGCATGCCCGTCTTCGAAGAGGCCAACCGGCGCTTCCTGCGCCAGGAGGCGGCCGCGCTGGCCGAGTGGGCCGTGTCGCAGCTGGTGAGAGCTGCAGCGGCAAGGGTCGAGGGGGAGTACTTGTTTAACGAGGGCTGA
- a CDS encoding DUF1289 domain-containing protein, with protein MMVATPPPPAVPLPLPSPVPSPCVSLCKMNRNSGLCEGCLRTLDEIIAWSKADDDFKRAVWAELPGRESLLDFEPDY; from the coding sequence ATGATGGTCGCTACCCCACCTCCACCAGCCGTTCCGCTCCCCTTGCCGTCGCCGGTGCCATCGCCCTGTGTCAGCCTGTGCAAGATGAACCGCAACAGCGGCTTGTGCGAAGGCTGCTTGCGCACGCTCGACGAGATCATCGCCTGGAGCAAGGCCGACGACGATTTCAAGCGCGCCGTATGGGCCGAATTGCCGGGACGCGAATCTTTGCTCGACTTCGAGCCCGACTACTGA
- a CDS encoding CopG family transcriptional regulator: MAKQDSKPKIGESEKITINLGLIDLGQIDLLVQEGFYSNRTDLIRTAIRNQLGIHADVVKQTVARKSLVLGMQHYSRADLEAIQAAGQRLQIQVLGLASIASDVSVELALATIESIFVLGALHASTVVKTALAGRIH; the protein is encoded by the coding sequence ATGGCCAAGCAAGACAGCAAGCCCAAAATTGGGGAATCCGAAAAAATCACGATCAACCTCGGCTTGATCGACCTGGGGCAGATCGATTTGCTGGTTCAGGAGGGATTTTATTCCAACCGCACGGATCTGATCCGTACGGCCATACGCAACCAGCTGGGTATCCACGCCGACGTGGTGAAACAAACCGTCGCCCGTAAAAGCCTGGTATTGGGCATGCAGCATTATTCGCGCGCCGACCTGGAAGCGATCCAGGCAGCCGGCCAGCGCCTGCAGATACAGGTGCTGGGACTGGCCAGCATCGCCAGCGACGTCTCCGTGGAACTGGCACTGGCCACCATCGAGTCGATTTTCGTATTAGGTGCCCTGCACGCCAGCACCGTCGTCAAGACGGCGCTCGCAGGGCGAATTCACTAG
- a CDS encoding PHB depolymerase family esterase yields MKLPLNMLAHMRAATRNLMGNGPTAATEAIQQALSAAGLAPKTASTQAPSMRDINPPPTPARARAEQPQAAAAPETPAAPPTPAQAAQDFAQDFMARLGVPAGLGQHSFEMPNFHPPGFNAPAATPAEMPAGAQFIDGVYRNHAGTRSYKLYIPSSYHGQAMPLIVMLHGCTQNPDDFAAGTQMNTLAEEKECFVVYPAQTQGANSSRCWNWFNAIDQQRDQGEPSLIAGIARQVIDEYPVNEREVFVAGLSAGGAMAVIVGTLYPDLFAAVGVHSGLPFASAKDLPSALAAMKGGAMPNAQRQAPAGGVPIIVFHGDRDTTVNPRNGDELIAQGVRSQAGGKAARAASVDGSVPNGHRYTRTTHSQADGSPLGEHWVIHGAGHAWSGGSGSGSYTDGKGPDASREMLRFFKTVS; encoded by the coding sequence ATGAAACTACCTCTCAACATGTTGGCGCACATGCGCGCCGCAACCCGTAATCTGATGGGCAACGGTCCCACCGCCGCCACCGAAGCGATCCAGCAGGCGCTGTCTGCCGCCGGCCTGGCGCCGAAAACAGCGTCCACGCAAGCGCCTTCCATGCGTGATATCAATCCCCCGCCGACACCGGCGCGGGCCCGAGCCGAGCAGCCGCAAGCTGCCGCCGCGCCAGAAACGCCTGCCGCGCCACCCACGCCCGCGCAGGCGGCGCAGGACTTCGCGCAGGATTTCATGGCGCGCCTGGGGGTGCCCGCCGGCCTGGGCCAGCACAGCTTCGAGATGCCGAATTTCCACCCGCCCGGCTTCAACGCGCCGGCCGCCACGCCGGCCGAGATGCCCGCTGGCGCGCAGTTCATCGACGGCGTGTACCGCAACCATGCGGGCACGCGTTCGTACAAGCTGTATATCCCCAGCAGCTATCACGGCCAGGCCATGCCGCTGATCGTGATGCTGCACGGCTGTACGCAAAATCCCGACGATTTCGCGGCCGGCACGCAAATGAATACCCTGGCCGAGGAAAAAGAATGTTTTGTCGTCTACCCGGCACAAACGCAAGGTGCCAACAGTTCGCGCTGCTGGAACTGGTTCAACGCCATCGACCAGCAGCGCGACCAGGGCGAACCGTCGCTGATCGCCGGCATCGCGCGGCAAGTGATCGATGAATACCCGGTGAATGAACGCGAAGTGTTCGTCGCCGGCCTGTCGGCGGGCGGCGCCATGGCCGTCATCGTCGGCACCTTGTACCCCGACCTGTTTGCCGCCGTCGGCGTGCATTCGGGCCTGCCGTTCGCCTCGGCAAAGGATTTGCCGTCGGCGCTGGCAGCCATGAAGGGCGGCGCCATGCCCAATGCGCAGCGCCAGGCGCCGGCGGGCGGCGTGCCCATCATCGTCTTCCATGGCGACCGCGATACCACCGTCAACCCGCGCAATGGCGATGAACTGATCGCCCAGGGCGTGCGCAGCCAGGCTGGCGGCAAGGCGGCCAGGGCCGCTTCCGTTGACGGCAGCGTGCCGAATGGCCACCGCTACACGCGCACCACGCACAGCCAGGCCGACGGCTCACCGCTGGGCGAACACTGGGTCATCCACGGCGCCGGCCATGCCTGGTCCGGCGGCAGCGGCAGCGGCAGTTATACGGATGGAAAAGGCCCGGATGCCAGCCGCGAGATGCTGCGCTTCTTCAAGACCGTCAGCTGA
- a CDS encoding two-component system response regulator, whose product MRAPASKPTILVVDDTPDNIDLLRAVLEDDYRTKIAVNGERALKIAAGSDQPDLILLDIMMPGMSGYDVCRALKADPATAGIPVIFVTAMSEVADEQLGLALGAVDYITKPISAPIVLARIRTQLAMKQMQDFLRDQNHYLETEVERRVQEVAALQDVTIHAMASLAETRDSETGNHIRRTSHYLKALAEKVRSLPRFRDFLTDKNIELLFKTAPLHDIGKVGIPDHILLKPGRFEPHEMAIMKTHTTLGRDAILAAEHELGIEVDFLKYAKEIAYSHHEKWDGSGYPQGLAGEAIPISARLMALADVYDALISRRIYKQGMDHAQAVQIIVEGRGSHFDAEIVDAFLQIQDQFIAISNRYADGVCEIADKQRQIAPYTENIS is encoded by the coding sequence ATGAGAGCGCCGGCAAGCAAGCCAACCATCCTGGTGGTCGATGACACGCCAGACAATATCGATTTGCTGCGCGCGGTGCTGGAAGACGATTACCGTACCAAGATCGCCGTCAATGGCGAACGTGCCCTGAAGATCGCCGCCGGCAGCGACCAGCCCGACCTGATCCTGCTCGACATCATGATGCCGGGCATGAGTGGCTATGATGTGTGCCGCGCGCTGAAGGCCGATCCCGCCACGGCCGGCATACCCGTGATTTTTGTCACCGCCATGAGCGAAGTGGCCGACGAGCAGCTGGGCCTGGCCCTGGGCGCCGTCGACTACATCACCAAGCCGATTTCAGCGCCCATCGTGCTGGCGCGCATCAGGACGCAGCTGGCGATGAAGCAGATGCAGGATTTTTTGCGCGACCAGAATCATTACCTGGAAACGGAAGTGGAGCGCCGCGTGCAGGAAGTGGCGGCGCTGCAGGACGTCACGATTCACGCCATGGCCTCGCTGGCCGAGACGCGCGACAGCGAGACGGGCAACCATATCCGCCGCACCTCGCATTATCTGAAAGCGCTGGCCGAGAAAGTGCGTAGCCTGCCGCGTTTCCGCGATTTTTTGACGGACAAGAATATCGAACTGCTGTTCAAGACGGCGCCGCTGCACGATATCGGCAAGGTGGGCATTCCCGACCATATCCTGCTCAAGCCGGGACGTTTCGAACCGCACGAAATGGCCATCATGAAGACGCACACCACTCTGGGACGCGACGCCATCCTGGCGGCCGAGCACGAGCTGGGCATCGAAGTCGATTTCCTCAAGTACGCCAAGGAGATCGCCTACAGCCACCATGAAAAATGGGATGGCAGCGGCTACCCGCAAGGCCTTGCTGGCGAAGCCATCCCGATTTCGGCGCGCCTGATGGCGTTGGCCGACGTGTATGACGCCCTGATCAGCCGGCGCATCTACAAGCAGGGTATGGACCATGCGCAGGCCGTGCAGATCATCGTCGAGGGGCGCGGTTCGCACTTCGACGCCGAGATCGTCGATGCCTTCCTGCAGATCCAGGACCAGTTCATCGCCATCTCCAACCGCTATGCCGATGGCGTGTGCGAGATCGCCGACAAGCAGCGGCAGATCGCGCCATACACCGAAAACATCAGCTGA
- a CDS encoding response regulator, which produces MRFRDIRIGVRINAGYAILIVLMLVVIVLAGSRIYAIRAETDDILQRDWVAAKATSKIHGLAREAATRIGNLPNQHELALRQANQARLEAIRQGIDEQVRILDGLDARPEERRLLEQMHLARADYYVSLKTMFELVERGEDARAEQAMQTQTLPVLEKVLLYVGQLDDLQQQLIRDSAARIRNDIDTSLLLMGGIGLAALLTGLAFAWSARSITRPLGEAVAIATRVANGDLSSVIEVTSRDETGELLQALKDMSTSLAVEQDLRHAVEVAEDATKMKSDFLANMSHEIRTPMNGIIGMTHLALQTELTSTQRNYLEKVESASKNLLAIIDDILDFSKIEAGKMAFEKVDFFLEDVLAQIADLSVMRAQDKGLELLFDIAPDVPNALQGDPLRLGQVLINLTNNAIKFTDKGEIVVTIRLQQLEEHAAVLRVDVRDTGIGLTPPQRSKLFQAFTQADTSTTRHHGGTGLGLTISKRLVEMMEGEIDLVSEAGVGSTFFFTARFGLAAVPRDSLPQLQHQQQFQGLRVLVVDDNPSAREIFVSMLTALGFEARAVFGGVLAIGAVAQARAEGRPYGLVLMDWKMPGMNGLDTLAGIRADAAGIDATPACIMVTAFHREALLEAARQRDLPLDGVLNKPVSASTLLDQISFVFGGVTGQSRKTQRQSSYRDDERALRGAWLLLVEDNEVNQEVAQHILNDAGIRVDIAGNGAIALAKIEENAYDGVLMDCQMPVMDGYQATRKLRQDPRYSNLPVIAMTANAMVGDKEKCLDAGMNDFIAKPIDVAQLFGTLARWIAPATPQEMTVMVSQPEAGLPVIGGLKMAEAMRRVGGNAALMRKLLDRFVETQFDAMQRIVAAIENNQLETAIREAHTLKGLAGNIGAGGLADSAARVEHLLSLGSHDGLPQALAACTLALDELVPKIVLAMHSRGNVAEVGGAVVTQVAPVDRAHLEAGLRELSQLLQQDDAQAVKHLDGIGPVLVAAGQAEHARQLKRMLGQYDFEGALAQLGEVADALELTL; this is translated from the coding sequence ATGCGCTTCAGGGATATCCGCATCGGCGTGCGCATCAATGCCGGTTATGCCATTTTGATCGTGCTGATGCTGGTCGTCATCGTTCTGGCGGGTAGCCGCATCTATGCCATCCGCGCCGAGACCGACGATATCCTGCAGCGCGACTGGGTCGCCGCCAAGGCCACCAGCAAGATCCACGGGCTGGCGCGCGAGGCGGCCACGCGCATCGGCAACTTGCCGAACCAGCACGAGCTGGCGCTGCGCCAGGCGAATCAGGCGCGCCTGGAAGCGATCAGGCAAGGCATCGATGAGCAGGTGCGCATCCTCGATGGTCTCGATGCGCGGCCCGAGGAACGGCGCCTGCTGGAGCAGATGCACCTGGCACGCGCCGACTACTATGTGTCGCTCAAGACGATGTTCGAACTGGTCGAGCGCGGCGAGGATGCCCGCGCCGAGCAGGCCATGCAGACGCAGACCTTGCCGGTGCTGGAAAAAGTGCTGCTGTACGTAGGGCAGCTCGATGACTTGCAGCAGCAGCTGATCCGCGACAGCGCTGCCAGGATACGCAACGACATCGATACCTCGCTGCTGCTGATGGGCGGCATCGGCCTGGCGGCCCTGCTGACGGGCCTCGCCTTTGCCTGGTCGGCGCGCTCGATCACGCGTCCGCTGGGCGAGGCGGTGGCGATTGCCACGCGCGTGGCCAATGGCGACCTCAGTTCCGTCATCGAAGTGACGTCGCGCGACGAGACGGGCGAATTGCTGCAGGCGCTCAAGGACATGAGCACCAGCCTGGCCGTCGAGCAGGATCTGCGCCATGCCGTCGAAGTGGCCGAGGATGCGACCAAGATGAAGTCGGACTTCCTGGCCAATATGTCGCACGAAATCCGCACGCCAATGAATGGCATCATCGGCATGACACACCTGGCGCTGCAGACGGAGCTCACGTCGACCCAGCGCAATTACCTGGAGAAGGTGGAATCGGCTTCGAAGAACCTGCTGGCCATCATCGACGACATCCTCGATTTCTCGAAGATCGAGGCGGGCAAGATGGCCTTTGAAAAAGTCGATTTCTTCCTCGAGGACGTGCTGGCGCAGATCGCCGACCTGTCCGTGATGCGCGCCCAGGACAAGGGGCTCGAACTGCTGTTTGACATCGCGCCCGACGTGCCGAACGCGTTGCAGGGCGATCCGTTGCGCCTGGGCCAGGTGCTGATCAACCTGACCAACAACGCGATCAAGTTTACGGACAAGGGCGAGATCGTCGTCACCATCCGTCTGCAGCAGCTGGAAGAGCATGCGGCTGTCTTGCGCGTGGACGTGCGCGACACGGGCATCGGCCTGACGCCGCCCCAGCGCAGCAAATTGTTCCAGGCCTTTACTCAAGCCGACACCTCCACCACGCGTCACCATGGCGGCACGGGCCTGGGACTGACCATCAGCAAGCGCCTGGTGGAAATGATGGAAGGCGAGATTGACCTGGTCAGCGAAGCGGGCGTGGGCAGCACCTTCTTCTTCACGGCCCGCTTTGGCCTGGCCGCCGTGCCGCGCGACAGCTTGCCGCAGTTGCAGCATCAGCAGCAGTTCCAGGGCCTGCGCGTGCTGGTGGTCGACGACAACCCCAGCGCGCGTGAAATCTTCGTCAGCATGCTGACGGCGCTCGGTTTCGAGGCGCGTGCCGTGTTTGGCGGCGTGCTGGCCATCGGCGCCGTGGCGCAGGCGCGCGCCGAGGGGCGTCCGTACGGACTGGTGCTGATGGACTGGAAAATGCCGGGCATGAACGGCCTCGATACCCTGGCAGGCATCCGCGCCGATGCCGCCGGCATCGATGCGACGCCGGCCTGCATCATGGTCACGGCCTTCCATCGCGAAGCGCTGCTGGAGGCGGCGCGCCAGCGGGACTTGCCGCTCGACGGCGTATTGAACAAGCCGGTCAGCGCCTCGACCCTGCTCGACCAGATATCGTTCGTGTTTGGCGGCGTGACGGGACAGAGCCGCAAGACGCAGCGCCAGAGCAGCTACCGCGACGACGAGCGCGCCCTGCGCGGCGCCTGGCTGCTGCTGGTGGAGGATAATGAAGTGAACCAGGAAGTGGCGCAGCATATTCTCAACGACGCCGGCATCCGCGTCGACATCGCGGGCAATGGCGCCATCGCGCTGGCGAAGATCGAGGAAAACGCCTATGACGGCGTGCTGATGGATTGCCAGATGCCGGTGATGGATGGGTACCAGGCCACCCGCAAGCTGCGCCAGGATCCCCGTTATTCGAATTTGCCCGTGATCGCCATGACGGCCAATGCCATGGTGGGCGACAAGGAAAAATGCCTGGACGCCGGCATGAACGATTTCATCGCCAAGCCGATCGACGTGGCACAGCTGTTCGGTACCCTGGCGCGCTGGATCGCGCCGGCCACGCCGCAGGAAATGACGGTGATGGTGTCGCAGCCGGAAGCGGGGCTGCCCGTGATCGGCGGCCTGAAAATGGCGGAAGCCATGCGTCGCGTAGGCGGCAATGCCGCTTTGATGCGAAAATTGCTGGACCGTTTTGTGGAGACCCAGTTCGATGCCATGCAACGCATCGTTGCCGCCATCGAGAACAACCAGCTCGAGACGGCGATCCGCGAAGCGCATACCCTGAAAGGCCTGGCCGGCAATATCGGCGCCGGCGGCCTGGCCGACAGCGCCGCGCGGGTCGAGCACTTGCTCAGCCTGGGCTCGCACGATGGCTTGCCGCAGGCATTGGCCGCCTGCACGCTGGCGCTCGACGAACTGGTGCCGAAGATCGTGCTGGCCATGCACTCGCGCGGCAATGTGGCCGAGGTGGGCGGCGCGGTGGTGACGCAAGTGGCGCCGGTGGACCGGGCGCACCTGGAAGCGGGCTTGCGCGAATTGTCGCAGCTGCTGCAGCAGGACGACGCGCAGGCCGTCAAGCACCTGGACGGCATCGGCCCCGTGCTGGTCGCGGCCGGGCAGGCGGAACACGCGCGTCAGTTGAAGCGCATGCTGGGACAATACGATTTCGAAGGTGCGCTGGCGCAGCTGGGCGAGGTGGCCGATGCGCTGGAGCTGACACTGTGA
- a CDS encoding cysteine-rich CWC family protein, which translates to MSQCSLCGATFQCGQLDPDAKEPCWCVALPPAVPVPGSSAVGCWCPACLQERIAAMTPPAATPAT; encoded by the coding sequence ATGAGCCAGTGCAGCCTTTGCGGCGCCACCTTCCAGTGTGGCCAGCTCGACCCGGACGCCAAGGAACCCTGCTGGTGCGTAGCCCTGCCGCCGGCCGTTCCCGTGCCCGGCAGCAGCGCCGTGGGCTGCTGGTGCCCCGCCTGCCTGCAAGAGCGCATCGCCGCCATGACGCCCCCGGCAGCAACGCCGGCCACCTAA
- a CDS encoding TraB/GumN family protein has product MLPLQAAFAEAPPVAQNRGALFKVQDASHTLYLFGTIHVGAPDFYPLEPTVTQALEGAGALALEIDPGADPRVALGAVLKYGMEAPGSKVPADCRQTLAPRLAPLLQKYGIPAESVAPMKPWMLASMLAIGEFSTLGYRSDLAVDNYLSQQAKARKIPVVELESMEGQMALFGAMSPVDQCRFLEDGVASIEDQEQSQEAREIANAWRTADAAAFDKLAAKAAQDPSFAAQFVQKVLLDGRNPALADGIAKLLAREKHSLAAIGVLHLVGTKSVPDLLRQKGLKVERVY; this is encoded by the coding sequence TTGCTGCCGTTGCAGGCGGCCTTCGCCGAGGCGCCGCCCGTGGCGCAAAATCGGGGCGCCCTGTTCAAGGTGCAGGACGCCAGCCACACCCTTTATCTGTTCGGCACCATCCATGTTGGCGCGCCCGATTTTTATCCGCTCGAGCCTACCGTGACGCAGGCATTGGAAGGCGCCGGGGCGCTGGCGCTGGAGATCGATCCGGGCGCCGACCCGCGCGTCGCCCTGGGCGCCGTGCTGAAATACGGCATGGAGGCGCCGGGCAGCAAAGTGCCGGCCGACTGCCGCCAGACCCTGGCCCCGCGCCTGGCGCCGCTGTTGCAAAAATACGGCATTCCAGCCGAATCGGTGGCGCCGATGAAGCCGTGGATGCTGGCCAGCATGCTGGCCATCGGCGAATTTTCCACGCTCGGCTACCGCTCCGACCTGGCCGTCGACAATTATCTGTCGCAGCAGGCCAAGGCGCGCAAGATCCCCGTGGTGGAACTCGAGTCGATGGAAGGCCAGATGGCGCTGTTTGGCGCGATGTCGCCGGTCGACCAATGCCGCTTCCTGGAAGACGGCGTGGCGTCGATCGAGGACCAGGAACAAAGCCAGGAAGCGCGCGAGATCGCCAACGCCTGGCGCACGGCCGACGCGGCCGCCTTCGACAAGCTGGCGGCAAAGGCCGCGCAAGACCCGTCGTTCGCCGCGCAGTTCGTGCAAAAAGTGCTGCTCGATGGCCGCAACCCGGCTCTGGCCGACGGCATCGCCAAGTTGCTGGCGCGCGAAAAGCACAGCCTGGCCGCGATCGGCGTGCTGCATCTGGTCGGAACGAAAAGCGTGCCGGACTTGTTGCGTCAAAAGGGCTTGAAGGTCGAGCGGGTGTATTAA
- a CDS encoding pyrimidine 5'-nucleotidase, which produces MPVSHLNRSSPVWLFDLDNTLHNASHAIFPTITANMNTYIARVLGDGVTPADDAIVNAARAAYWRRYGATLLGMVKHHQVQAAHFLHETHTFDDLRAMIRAERGLGALLKRLPGRKILLTNAPLRYSSDVMRHLGLRQHFSQHIAIEAMHVHRQLRPKPSTLMLRKLMRKHQIRPGRCILVEDTLANLKGAKKLGLRTAWITQYLKMADPIGVAKLPRALNRPAYVDVKVKSVRHLARRLHRLR; this is translated from the coding sequence GTGCCTGTGTCCCATCTTAACCGCTCGTCGCCGGTCTGGTTGTTTGACCTCGACAACACGCTGCACAATGCCTCGCATGCCATTTTCCCCACCATCACGGCCAATATGAACACGTATATTGCCCGCGTACTGGGCGATGGCGTGACGCCGGCCGACGACGCCATCGTCAACGCGGCGCGCGCGGCCTACTGGCGCCGCTATGGCGCCACCTTGCTGGGCATGGTCAAGCACCATCAGGTGCAGGCCGCGCATTTTTTGCACGAGACGCACACCTTCGACGATTTGCGCGCCATGATACGCGCCGAACGGGGACTGGGGGCTTTACTCAAACGCCTGCCTGGTCGTAAAATTTTACTCACCAACGCGCCGCTGCGCTATTCGAGCGACGTGATGCGCCACCTGGGCTTGCGCCAGCATTTTTCGCAGCATATCGCCATCGAGGCGATGCATGTGCATCGCCAGCTGCGGCCCAAGCCATCGACCCTGATGCTGCGCAAACTGATGCGCAAGCACCAGATCCGCCCTGGCCGCTGCATCCTGGTGGAAGACACCCTGGCCAACCTGAAGGGTGCGAAAAAACTGGGCCTGCGCACGGCCTGGATCACGCAATACCTGAAAATGGCGGATCCGATCGGCGTGGCAAAGCTGCCCAGAGCGTTAAATCGCCCCGCTTACGTCGATGTCAAAGTAAAATCTGTCCGGCATTTGGCACGCCGCCTTCACCGTCTGCGTTGA
- the slmA gene encoding nucleoid occlusion factor SlmA, with product MASTPPGQRRLQILQALAAMLEQPKGEKITTAALAARLAVSEAALYRHFASKAQMFEGLIEFIEASVFGLINQIAEKHSDGMTQTRDIVGMLLNFAISNPGMTRVLIGDALVNEDERLQVRMNQFYDRVELALKQALRVAAAEGHGKESEVAARATLIVSFVIGRWHRYAKSGFKINPSQEAALQIAMLLG from the coding sequence ATGGCAAGCACACCGCCGGGCCAACGCAGGCTACAAATTCTTCAGGCCCTCGCCGCAATGCTGGAGCAGCCGAAAGGCGAAAAGATCACCACTGCCGCACTGGCGGCCAGACTGGCCGTGTCGGAAGCGGCCCTGTACCGCCATTTCGCCAGCAAGGCGCAAATGTTCGAAGGGTTGATCGAATTCATCGAGGCTAGCGTCTTCGGCCTGATCAACCAGATCGCGGAAAAGCACAGCGACGGCATGACGCAGACACGCGACATCGTCGGCATGCTGCTCAATTTCGCCATCAGCAATCCGGGCATGACGCGCGTGCTGATCGGCGACGCGCTGGTCAATGAGGACGAGCGCCTGCAAGTGCGCATGAACCAGTTCTACGACCGCGTGGAACTGGCGCTCAAGCAGGCCTTGCGCGTGGCCGCCGCCGAAGGCCATGGCAAGGAAAGCGAAGTGGCGGCGCGCGCCACCCTGATCGTCAGCTTCGTCATCGGGCGCTGGCACCGCTACGCCAAGAGCGGCTTCAAGATCAATCCCTCCCAGGAAGCGGCGCTGCAAATCGCCATGCTGCTGGGGTAA